TATTAAGCGAGCAGTATTATTCCTACTGTGTTTTCACTGATTACTGTTTACTGTTTACTGTTTACTGTTTACTGTTTACTGATCACTGATTACTGTTTACTGAATTGGCAATAGGTCTATACTATGAGCAACCCCCCCCTTTTTTCGGCTGTTTCTCCTCCTGATGCGACTAATTCACAAACAAAAGATCCCTGGTTAGCGGTCAATCTCTCGATGTTTTTCCCCGGTTTGGGACAATGGTATGCTAACAAAAACCAGAAAGCAACCATTTGGGCGATCGCTCAAATAATATTAATAATTGTGACAATTTGGTCAATTTTTAGCCCCAATGGCCCTGTAAGCTGGGGATTAGGGGGAATAGTTGCTCTGGTTATCCTTTACATTAGCAATATTTTTGACGCTCACTGGAGTGTTTATTATTCCGAACAGAATAACAGCTTAGAGAAAATTCCCCGCCAACAAAAAAACCCATGGTTTGCCGTCTTCGCTAACCGGATTATACCGGGGTTAGGGCAATTGTACGCCGATAAGGTGATCTTAGGGATAATTTTTCTGACTATATCCCTGATTACCCTGAAAATGGATCATTTTTTTGCCAATATCCTCTTTCTTACCCCTTTAATTACAGCGATCGCTATTTATCATGTTTATCACACTTTCCCCCATCAATTCCATCCCCATCGTCACACCTATCGTTCCATTTTGGCGCTGATGGTGGCAGCAATTTTTACTTGGGGAATTATCTGTAATTATTTTCCCGATTGGTTACATCAAAGAATAGAATTTTTCGAGATTCCTAGCGAATCCATGCTGCCTACCCTCGCAGTAGGTGATCGCATTTTCGTCAGTCAATCTGGTAATTATCAAGCAAAAAGAGGCGATATAATTGTTTTTAGAACTCCCGAAAAAATTAAGCAACTAGATCCTAAGTCTGGAGATTTTTTTATTAAACGAGTCATCGCTATTGCTGGGGATACCATTGAAATCCGGGGGGGCAAAGTTTATCTCAACCAGCAAGTTATCGAGGAACCCTACACCGCCGAGTTAGCCAATTATGAAATAGAATTTATGACTATACCCCCAAAAACCCTGTTTGTTTTGGGAGATAATCGTAACCATAGTTTTGATTCCCGTGATTGGGGTTTTTTGCCCAAAATTTATATCGTTGGTCAAGCCTATAAAGTTTACTGGCCTCTCGATCGTGTTCAGTCTTTGCTATGATGTAGATGACTGGGGTAACTTTGAGCCTAGGTGTTACAGTTAGATGAGTTTGGGTATTGTTAGATGATTATAACATTCCCAACCTATGGAAATGTTCCTGAAAAATTACCACTGGTGCTAGATAATTAACTTCAATCTTTTCTTGATTAATATGCTGTTAAAATTCCCTCAAAAGCTGAAAATTAAGCAAATAATATTATTAGTATTCTGGCTAGGAATAGGGATATTTTTCTGGTGGTTATCGTGGCAATCCACCGGGATTAGCCAAATTCAACGCCCCGAAACAGTTGCTCAACAAATTTACCAAGCAATGCCAGATTTACCGAAAGAAAACAACTATACCCGTCGAGATACAGGGGCGATCGATCCGAATAATACTTTAATAAGTCGCTTTCTTCGTTATCATCAAGATACAAAAAAAAGGTTTACTCTCATCCGTTTTGATTGGCAATTAACCCTAGGAGATTATCTAGGAGTGAACGAGAAAATCAG
This Microcystis wesenbergii NRERC-220 DNA region includes the following protein-coding sequences:
- the lepB gene encoding signal peptidase I; translation: MSNPPLFSAVSPPDATNSQTKDPWLAVNLSMFFPGLGQWYANKNQKATIWAIAQIILIIVTIWSIFSPNGPVSWGLGGIVALVILYISNIFDAHWSVYYSEQNNSLEKIPRQQKNPWFAVFANRIIPGLGQLYADKVILGIIFLTISLITLKMDHFFANILFLTPLITAIAIYHVYHTFPHQFHPHRHTYRSILALMVAAIFTWGIICNYFPDWLHQRIEFFEIPSESMLPTLAVGDRIFVSQSGNYQAKRGDIIVFRTPEKIKQLDPKSGDFFIKRVIAIAGDTIEIRGGKVYLNQQVIEEPYTAELANYEIEFMTIPPKTLFVLGDNRNHSFDSRDWGFLPKIYIVGQAYKVYWPLDRVQSLL